The Hyalangium gracile genome contains a region encoding:
- a CDS encoding DUF5694 domain-containing protein has translation MNNWTRWVLGLMVALPFVAKAQIDLTRLDRDMVGQRSRVLVLGTVHLNGMPASFDPASLSAVLDRLATFKPDIITIEDEPGEECDLAARHPAKYGPDYCPRPDAAQAATGLDVPAAMAEVDKTLKAWPAQPTPSQRRHLAALFLSANEPASAYVQWLQLPEAERRPGDSLNASLVELLEQIGKRNNESYQLAARLAARLGLQRVHAVDNHTGDRMDVSDIKAFVKSIEAAWAAGGAELNNRVKREKELSQASDLLPLYRYINTPEHLRVLAEANIRPALRAKSPEGYPQMWVAGWEIRNLRMVANIRETFRERPGARVLSIVGASHKPWFDSWLGQLQGVEIIDAAAVLK, from the coding sequence ATGAACAACTGGACCAGATGGGTCCTGGGACTGATGGTGGCTTTGCCGTTCGTAGCAAAGGCGCAGATCGATCTGACGAGACTCGATCGCGACATGGTGGGGCAGCGGTCGCGGGTCCTGGTGCTGGGCACCGTGCACCTGAACGGTATGCCAGCCAGCTTCGATCCCGCCTCGCTGAGCGCCGTGCTCGATCGGCTGGCGACGTTCAAGCCTGACATCATCACCATCGAGGACGAGCCCGGCGAAGAATGCGATCTCGCCGCGCGCCATCCCGCGAAATACGGCCCCGATTACTGCCCTCGTCCCGACGCGGCGCAGGCAGCCACTGGACTGGACGTCCCCGCCGCCATGGCGGAAGTGGATAAGACGCTCAAGGCCTGGCCAGCGCAGCCAACGCCGTCGCAACGCCGGCACCTGGCCGCGCTGTTCCTGTCAGCCAACGAGCCCGCCTCAGCCTATGTGCAGTGGCTGCAATTGCCCGAGGCCGAGCGTCGCCCCGGCGACAGCCTGAATGCTTCGCTGGTGGAGCTGCTGGAGCAGATCGGAAAGCGCAACAACGAGAGCTACCAGCTGGCAGCGCGCCTGGCAGCGCGGCTGGGTCTGCAGCGAGTCCATGCCGTGGACAACCACACCGGCGACCGCATGGACGTTTCCGACATCAAGGCCTTCGTCAAATCCATCGAGGCAGCATGGGCCGCGGGCGGTGCCGAGCTGAACAACCGAGTGAAACGAGAGAAAGAGCTTTCGCAAGCCTCCGACCTGCTGCCGCTGTACCGCTACATCAACACCCCCGAGCATCTGCGCGTGCTCGCTGAGGCCAACATCCGCCCAGCCCTGCGCGCCAAATCGCCGGAAGGCTACCCACAGATGTGGGTCGCAGGCTGGGAAATCCGTAACCTGCGCATGGTCGCCAACATCCGCGAAACCTTCCGCGAACGCCCCGGCGCCCGGGTCCTCTCCATCGTCGGCGCCTCGCACAAGCCGTGGTTCGACAGTTGGCTCGGCCAGCTTCAGGGCGTGGAAATCATCGATGCGGCGGCGGTGCTGAAGTGA
- a CDS encoding acyl-CoA thioesterase, with translation MTLTALLSPERRGERDFLLQVPDGWQQGRGLFGGVVFGVLVNAMRACEPDAGRALRSLTAEIPAPVLVGEAEIQVRALRIGNAVSTWTATLTQRGEACARATGVFGGARVADRTWWPEPPPRLRDWEAVEVMPVEPPFGPVFAQHFEYRNVGPWPFSQGNEPSAAGWLRPRLSPDTITPAEIVACVDAWWPAAFATETGPRPMATVSSTIQLYSHAAPVDTAAPFFHRARAVAAQDGFILETRELWSLAGELLATNQQTFVIIK, from the coding sequence ATGACCCTCACAGCCCTCTTGAGTCCCGAACGGCGAGGCGAGCGCGATTTCCTTCTCCAGGTGCCGGACGGATGGCAACAGGGCCGAGGCCTGTTTGGGGGCGTGGTCTTCGGCGTCCTGGTCAACGCGATGCGCGCCTGCGAGCCCGACGCGGGACGCGCGCTACGCTCGTTGACCGCGGAGATCCCCGCGCCGGTCCTGGTGGGTGAGGCGGAGATCCAGGTGAGGGCGCTGCGCATCGGCAACGCCGTCTCCACCTGGACCGCCACGCTGACTCAGCGCGGCGAGGCCTGCGCGCGCGCCACGGGCGTGTTCGGCGGCGCCCGCGTCGCCGACCGGACCTGGTGGCCCGAGCCACCCCCACGGCTGCGCGACTGGGAGGCCGTGGAGGTCATGCCCGTGGAGCCACCCTTCGGGCCCGTCTTCGCGCAGCACTTCGAGTACCGCAACGTGGGGCCGTGGCCCTTCAGCCAGGGGAACGAGCCCAGTGCCGCGGGCTGGCTCCGCCCAAGGCTTTCACCTGACACCATCACTCCGGCCGAGATCGTGGCCTGCGTGGATGCGTGGTGGCCGGCCGCCTTTGCCACCGAGACCGGACCGCGGCCCATGGCGACGGTGTCCTCGACCATCCAGCTGTACTCGCACGCCGCTCCCGTCGACACCGCCGCGCCCTTCTTCCACCGCGCGCGCGCCGTGGCTGCCCAGGACGGGTTCATTCTGGAGACGCGCGAGCTGTGGAGTCTGGCGGGCGAGCTGCTGGCCACGAACCAGCAGACCTTCGTGATCATCAAGTAG
- a CDS encoding TetR/AcrR family transcriptional regulator, whose product MFNKRKQQGGVRATQKEATGQAVLQAARAEFERVGFEAANLRAIAARAGVSAGTVLHHYGDKRELLHAALFDDLEETLGRALAEPGTGPLEKQLSALTRAVFGYYQRRPQLSRTLLKESLFADEPWAQKFTAQVGRVHGALARMAQEASARGELRPDVDGALFAVAYFSFFYFALIAWVQGAHGSPVELVEHLVRQHLEGLRPSPKPVRRRKS is encoded by the coding sequence GTGTTCAACAAACGCAAGCAGCAGGGTGGAGTCCGAGCCACCCAGAAGGAAGCCACCGGCCAGGCGGTCCTCCAGGCCGCGCGCGCGGAGTTCGAGCGCGTGGGCTTCGAGGCGGCGAACCTGAGGGCCATCGCGGCGCGCGCGGGTGTGTCGGCCGGGACGGTGCTTCACCACTACGGTGACAAGCGGGAGCTGCTGCACGCCGCGCTGTTCGATGACCTCGAGGAGACGTTGGGGCGTGCGCTCGCGGAGCCAGGCACGGGCCCGCTGGAGAAGCAGCTCTCCGCGCTGACTCGCGCCGTGTTCGGCTATTACCAGCGCCGTCCCCAGCTCTCGCGCACCCTGCTCAAGGAGTCGCTCTTCGCGGATGAGCCATGGGCCCAGAAGTTCACCGCCCAGGTCGGCAGGGTTCACGGGGCGCTCGCGCGGATGGCCCAGGAGGCGAGCGCGCGCGGGGAGCTGCGGCCCGACGTGGACGGTGCGCTGTTCGCCGTCGCGTACTTCTCCTTCTTCTACTTCGCCCTCATCGCATGGGTGCAGGGCGCGCATGGCTCACCGGTGGAGCTGGTGGAGCACCTGGTCCGCCAGCACCTCGAGGGCCTGCGTCCGAGTCCCAAGCCGGTCAGGAGGAGGAAGTCATGA
- a CDS encoding alpha/beta fold hydrolase: protein MRSMFRDEQAKAVLLQWFDRFRERIPAPTESRRVPTRWGDTHVLVGGPEGAPPVVVLHGALASSAHVLRELAPLLERFRVHAVDILGQSVKSADVQPSVSNNEYGEWLAEVLEGLSLRRTHVVGVSMGGFVAIRLAAFAPERIDRLALLVPAGVVSGSAWEGLTKVGLPMMLYRMSPSARRLQAVVRHLFTTMDDDWVPYMGDALRSYNMNIRVPALARPEELEGLKAPTLVLGADTDVSFPGQRLLARAPELFPTLVDQELLKECRHCPPTTDTFRRWLSDRLSGFLLAN, encoded by the coding sequence ATGAGGTCCATGTTCAGAGACGAGCAGGCAAAGGCCGTTCTCCTGCAGTGGTTCGACCGCTTCCGGGAGCGAATCCCAGCACCGACCGAGAGCCGCAGGGTGCCGACTCGGTGGGGGGACACCCATGTCCTCGTGGGAGGACCGGAAGGGGCTCCGCCGGTGGTCGTGCTCCACGGCGCCCTGGCCAGCTCGGCGCACGTGCTGAGGGAGCTGGCGCCACTGCTGGAGCGCTTCCGCGTCCATGCGGTCGACATCCTCGGCCAGTCGGTGAAGAGCGCGGATGTTCAGCCCTCGGTCTCCAACAACGAGTATGGCGAGTGGCTCGCGGAGGTCCTGGAGGGACTCTCGCTGAGGCGCACGCATGTGGTGGGGGTGAGCATGGGGGGCTTCGTCGCCATCCGCCTCGCGGCGTTCGCGCCGGAGCGCATCGACCGGCTCGCCCTCCTCGTCCCGGCGGGCGTGGTGAGCGGCTCGGCCTGGGAAGGGCTCACCAAGGTCGGCCTCCCGATGATGCTCTACCGCATGTCGCCTTCCGCGCGGCGGCTCCAGGCGGTCGTCCGTCACCTCTTCACCACCATGGATGACGACTGGGTGCCGTACATGGGCGACGCCCTGCGCTCATACAACATGAACATCCGCGTGCCTGCGCTCGCCAGGCCCGAGGAGCTCGAGGGCTTGAAGGCGCCCACGCTCGTGTTGGGCGCGGACACCGACGTGAGCTTCCCGGGACAGCGGCTCCTGGCTCGCGCGCCGGAGCTCTTTCCGACGCTCGTGGACCAGGAACTCCTCAAGGAGTGCCGTCACTGCCCACCGACGACGGACACCTTCCGGCGCTGGCTGTCGGACCGCCTCAGCGGCTTCCTGCTCGCGAACTGA
- the pip gene encoding prolyl aminopeptidase, whose translation MSASALRTFYPPIEPYNTGRLRVSALHELYFEESGNPKGKPVLFVHGGPGGGTDPKQRRFFDPAAYRIVLFDQRGCGKSTPHASVEENTTWHLVEDMETLRRHLGIERWMVFGGSWGSTLALAYAQKHPERVTELVLRGIFLTRQQELLWFYQYGAHLFFPDAWEEFLAPIPPNERGDLLHAYHRRLMGGDERVRLEAARAWSIWEGRTSYLFPNADLVALYGSDDYALAMARIECHYFVNRTFLRSDTQLLDDVPRIRHIPGVIVQGRYDIPCPFESAWALHKAWPEAELKIIAGAGHSAYEPGTTAALVEATDRFRS comes from the coding sequence ATGTCCGCCTCCGCCCTCCGCACCTTCTATCCCCCCATCGAGCCCTACAACACCGGCCGTCTCCGCGTGTCCGCGCTGCACGAGCTCTACTTCGAGGAGAGCGGCAACCCGAAGGGCAAGCCGGTGCTCTTCGTCCACGGGGGACCTGGAGGAGGCACGGATCCGAAGCAGCGTCGCTTCTTCGACCCGGCCGCGTACCGAATCGTCCTGTTCGACCAGCGCGGCTGCGGCAAGAGCACGCCGCACGCGAGCGTGGAGGAGAACACCACCTGGCACCTGGTGGAGGACATGGAGACGCTGCGCCGCCACCTGGGCATCGAGCGGTGGATGGTGTTTGGCGGCTCGTGGGGCAGCACGCTCGCGCTCGCCTATGCGCAGAAGCACCCGGAGCGCGTCACGGAGCTGGTGCTGCGGGGCATCTTCCTGACGCGCCAGCAGGAGCTGCTCTGGTTCTACCAGTACGGCGCGCACCTCTTCTTCCCGGATGCGTGGGAGGAGTTCCTCGCGCCCATTCCTCCCAATGAGCGAGGGGATCTGCTGCACGCCTACCACCGGAGGCTGATGGGTGGGGATGAGCGGGTGCGCCTGGAGGCGGCGCGAGCGTGGAGCATCTGGGAGGGCCGCACCAGCTACCTCTTCCCCAACGCGGACCTCGTCGCGCTCTACGGCTCGGACGACTACGCGCTCGCCATGGCGCGGATCGAGTGCCATTACTTCGTCAACCGCACCTTCCTGCGGAGCGACACCCAGCTCCTGGACGACGTGCCGCGCATCCGCCACATCCCGGGCGTCATCGTCCAGGGCCGCTATGACATCCCCTGTCCCTTCGAGAGCGCCTGGGCGCTGCACAAGGCCTGGCCGGAGGCGGAGCTGAAGATCATCGCGGGGGCGGGACACTCGGCCTATGAGCCGGGCACCACCGCCGCGCTCGTGGAGGCCACGGACCGATTCCGCTCGTGA
- a CDS encoding DUF6766 family protein translates to MDASLHFVQTLGTLLSLLVGMRTSLDMRATGTSQRPQGQGRLRKIFRDNGLSIVMFGLFLVFWLGQSLTGLHAYNAEQREHGQSPISYGEYVRSGEFIESTFENWESEFLQMGAFVVFSAFLFQRGSGESKNPLGGNEVDKDPRKEARPDSPGPVHRGGLALKLYSHSLTLALFGLFLFSFALHAVGGVKLFNEEQLQHGQPTVSFWQYVSGSRFWFESFQNWQSEFLSVGVLVVLSIVLRQKGSPESKPVHAPHRETEEA, encoded by the coding sequence ATGGATGCCAGCCTGCACTTCGTCCAGACGTTGGGGACCCTGCTGTCCCTGCTCGTGGGGATGCGCACCTCATTGGATATGAGGGCGACCGGAACGAGCCAGAGGCCACAGGGGCAGGGGCGTCTTCGGAAGATCTTCCGGGACAACGGGCTGTCCATCGTCATGTTCGGTCTGTTCCTGGTGTTCTGGCTGGGACAGAGCCTGACGGGCCTGCATGCCTACAACGCGGAGCAACGCGAGCACGGCCAGTCACCCATCAGCTACGGTGAGTATGTCCGCTCCGGCGAGTTCATCGAGTCGACGTTCGAGAACTGGGAGAGCGAGTTCCTCCAGATGGGGGCCTTCGTCGTCTTCTCCGCCTTCCTCTTCCAGCGAGGCTCCGGCGAGTCGAAGAACCCCTTGGGCGGGAACGAGGTGGACAAGGATCCACGCAAGGAAGCCCGTCCGGACTCTCCCGGTCCCGTTCACCGGGGAGGACTGGCCCTCAAGCTCTACTCCCACTCGCTCACGTTGGCGCTGTTCGGCCTCTTCCTCTTCTCCTTCGCCCTCCACGCGGTGGGCGGGGTGAAGCTCTTCAACGAGGAGCAGCTCCAGCACGGACAGCCGACGGTGAGCTTCTGGCAGTACGTGTCGGGCTCCCGGTTCTGGTTCGAGTCCTTCCAGAACTGGCAGAGCGAGTTCCTGTCCGTCGGGGTGCTCGTCGTCCTGTCCATCGTCCTGCGCCAGAAGGGCTCTCCCGAGTCGAAGCCCGTGCACGCGCCGCACCGGGAGACGGAGGAGGCCTGA
- the thrS gene encoding threonine--tRNA ligase, with amino-acid sequence MLSEHDHRSLGDRLDLFHLQEEAPGMVFWHPRGFILYQLLEERVRRELSAGGYREVRTPQILGQRIWESSGHWQNFRGDMFVLDDGERLFAVKPVSCPGHIQIFQRMAPSFRALPVRLAEFGLVHRNESSGALHGLFRLRQFTQDDGHIFCMEEQVADEVAAFCRSLRVFYRDFGFEDVQVAFSSRPAQRAGADEVWDRAEAALLEAARREGLDCRMQPGQGAFYGPKLEFILKDRAGREWQCGTIQLDFVLPERFDLHYVDSGGARRRPAMLHRAIFGSMERFLGLLLEHHQGSLPVWLAPEQLRVLPVSPDAHAYASEVRARLGAAGLRVSEDARNETLSRRILESHQEGVPFVVLVGAREQAARSIQLRERGGAQRQVPLESAIAELVEVCHVP; translated from the coding sequence ATGTTGAGCGAACACGATCATCGATCCCTGGGCGACCGCCTGGACCTCTTCCACCTGCAGGAGGAGGCCCCCGGCATGGTGTTCTGGCACCCCCGCGGGTTCATCCTGTACCAGCTCCTCGAGGAGCGCGTCCGCCGGGAGCTGAGCGCCGGCGGCTACCGCGAAGTGAGGACGCCGCAGATCCTCGGCCAGCGCATCTGGGAGAGCAGCGGCCACTGGCAGAACTTCCGCGGCGACATGTTCGTCCTGGATGACGGCGAGCGCCTCTTCGCGGTGAAGCCCGTGAGCTGCCCCGGCCACATCCAGATCTTCCAGCGCATGGCTCCCTCCTTCCGCGCCCTGCCGGTGCGGCTGGCGGAGTTCGGACTGGTGCACCGCAACGAGTCCTCCGGAGCGCTGCACGGGCTGTTCCGCCTGCGACAGTTCACGCAGGACGACGGCCACATCTTCTGCATGGAGGAGCAGGTGGCCGACGAGGTAGCCGCATTCTGTCGCTCGCTGCGCGTCTTCTACCGGGACTTTGGGTTCGAGGACGTCCAGGTCGCCTTCAGCAGTCGCCCCGCCCAGCGCGCGGGAGCCGACGAAGTCTGGGATCGCGCGGAGGCCGCGCTGCTCGAGGCGGCCAGACGCGAGGGCCTCGACTGCCGGATGCAACCCGGCCAGGGCGCGTTCTACGGGCCCAAGCTGGAGTTCATCCTGAAGGACAGGGCCGGCCGCGAGTGGCAGTGCGGGACGATCCAGCTCGACTTCGTGCTGCCCGAGCGCTTCGACCTCCACTACGTGGACTCGGGGGGGGCGCGGAGACGGCCTGCCATGCTGCACCGGGCCATCTTCGGCAGCATGGAGCGCTTCCTCGGCCTGCTGCTCGAGCACCACCAGGGCTCGCTGCCCGTCTGGCTCGCGCCGGAGCAGCTGCGGGTACTGCCGGTATCGCCGGACGCGCATGCCTACGCCTCGGAGGTCAGGGCACGCCTGGGCGCCGCGGGACTGCGCGTGAGCGAGGACGCGCGGAACGAGACGCTGTCACGCCGCATCCTGGAGTCGCACCAGGAGGGAGTGCCGTTCGTCGTGCTGGTGGGTGCGCGTGAGCAGGCGGCGCGCTCGATCCAGCTCCGCGAGCGGGGCGGAGCGCAGCGGCAGGTGCCTCTGGAGTCGGCGATCGCCGAGCTCGTGGAGGTGTGCCACGTCCCCTGA
- a CDS encoding small ribosomal subunit Rsm22 family protein, protein MADAYSRDLERWIPRLIAVWRQARRKGDGPETRLTPQEIKEVGAGVKQLSHGLTRERQLAGAKYMDDPRLLGAYLLFYWPVSYAQARQALGELPNRPRQVLDLGSGPGPLAFAALDAGAAEVTAADRSKPALTLARALAAEAGEALATREWDPTRKAAPPEGQFDLITMGHVLNELYGTGDGVTAPRAALLEQLLTQVKKNGSLLVMEPALRETSRALLKVRDVLVGKGYGVRAPCMFRGNCPALLKESDWCHAERSWPMPRVVEELARAAGLHKESLKMSYLVVAPKGEAWPELPRGRLFRIVSEPLEGKGRQRYIGCGPEGRVGLAMQDKHRTEKNERFFKLHRGDVIAVTETEPKGDGFALDDRSEVRIVAQAGRGVPPPSPEEEPRPTAPTPQGSDPLP, encoded by the coding sequence ATGGCGGACGCCTATAGCAGGGATCTGGAGCGGTGGATTCCGCGGCTCATCGCCGTCTGGCGACAGGCCCGCCGCAAGGGAGACGGGCCGGAGACCCGGCTGACGCCCCAGGAAATCAAGGAAGTGGGAGCAGGGGTGAAGCAGCTCTCCCACGGCCTCACCCGGGAGCGGCAGCTCGCGGGCGCGAAGTACATGGACGACCCCCGGCTGCTGGGGGCCTACCTGCTCTTCTACTGGCCGGTGTCCTATGCCCAGGCGCGTCAGGCGCTCGGGGAGCTGCCCAACCGCCCCCGGCAGGTGCTGGACCTGGGCAGCGGCCCCGGCCCGCTCGCCTTCGCCGCGCTGGACGCGGGGGCGGCGGAGGTGACGGCGGCGGACCGGAGCAAGCCAGCGCTGACGCTCGCCCGGGCGCTCGCCGCGGAGGCAGGCGAGGCGCTCGCCACCCGCGAGTGGGATCCGACGCGCAAGGCAGCGCCCCCCGAGGGCCAGTTCGATCTCATCACCATGGGCCACGTGCTCAACGAGCTGTACGGAACCGGGGACGGCGTCACGGCGCCACGGGCCGCGCTGCTGGAGCAGCTCCTGACGCAGGTGAAGAAGAACGGCAGCCTGCTGGTGATGGAGCCCGCGCTGCGAGAGACGTCGCGCGCCCTGCTCAAGGTCCGCGACGTGCTGGTGGGCAAGGGCTACGGCGTCCGCGCGCCGTGCATGTTCCGAGGCAACTGCCCGGCGCTCCTGAAGGAGAGCGACTGGTGCCACGCGGAGCGCTCGTGGCCGATGCCGCGCGTGGTGGAGGAGCTGGCGCGGGCCGCGGGGCTGCACAAGGAATCGCTGAAGATGAGCTACCTGGTGGTGGCGCCGAAGGGCGAGGCCTGGCCGGAGCTGCCACGCGGGCGGCTCTTCCGCATCGTCTCCGAGCCGCTCGAGGGCAAGGGGCGCCAGCGCTACATCGGCTGTGGCCCCGAGGGCCGCGTGGGCCTGGCGATGCAGGACAAGCACCGCACGGAGAAGAACGAGCGCTTCTTCAAGCTCCACCGCGGGGACGTCATCGCGGTCACCGAGACGGAGCCCAAGGGTGACGGCTTCGCGCTGGACGACCGCTCGGAGGTGAGGATCGTCGCCCAGGCGGGCCGAGGCGTCCCTCCCCCCTCGCCCGAGGAGGAGCCACGCCCCACGGCTCCTACCCCCCAGGGGTCTGACCCCCTGCCCTGA
- a CDS encoding ABC transporter ATP-binding protein, with product MISVRGLRKHYKVHKRPPGLKAAFRSLFHRNYTTVKAVDGISFEIRPGERVGFLGPNGAGKTTTLKVLSGLLHPSEGEVTVDGHVPRHREDAFLKKIMLVMGQKQQLLWDLPPAETFELNRAIYDVPREQFKQTLDELVTLLELEELINKPTRQLSLGERMKCELAAALIHRPKLLFMDEPTIGLDVSMQATMRSFIKAYNERHGATLILTSHYMDDVAALCPRVIVIDKGLLSYDGGLDALVQRVRPEKRVVFRLEQPVEASRLEPLGRVVSHEPTSAVLQVPPEALSATISRALASLPVTDLTVENAPLEEVMSELFSENKARRVAAASEVGA from the coding sequence ATGATTTCCGTCCGAGGCCTGCGCAAGCACTACAAAGTCCACAAGCGCCCGCCCGGCCTCAAGGCCGCCTTCCGTTCGCTCTTCCATCGGAACTACACCACCGTGAAGGCGGTGGACGGCATCTCCTTCGAGATCCGGCCCGGCGAGCGGGTGGGCTTCCTGGGGCCCAACGGCGCGGGCAAGACGACGACGCTCAAGGTGCTCTCCGGGCTGCTGCACCCCTCCGAGGGAGAGGTGACGGTGGACGGCCACGTGCCCCGTCATCGCGAGGACGCCTTCCTCAAGAAGATCATGCTCGTCATGGGGCAGAAGCAGCAGCTCCTGTGGGACCTACCACCGGCGGAGACGTTCGAACTCAACCGCGCCATCTACGACGTGCCCCGCGAGCAGTTCAAGCAGACATTGGATGAGCTGGTGACGTTGCTGGAGCTGGAGGAGCTCATCAACAAGCCCACCCGGCAGCTGTCGCTGGGCGAGCGGATGAAGTGCGAGCTGGCGGCGGCGCTCATCCACCGGCCGAAGCTGCTCTTCATGGACGAGCCCACCATCGGCCTCGACGTGTCGATGCAGGCCACCATGCGCTCCTTCATCAAGGCGTACAACGAGCGGCACGGGGCCACGCTCATCCTCACCAGCCACTACATGGACGACGTGGCGGCGCTGTGCCCCCGCGTCATCGTCATCGACAAGGGGCTGCTCTCCTACGACGGCGGGCTGGACGCGCTGGTGCAGCGGGTGCGGCCGGAGAAGCGGGTGGTGTTCCGACTGGAGCAGCCGGTGGAGGCCTCGCGCCTGGAGCCGCTGGGCCGGGTGGTGTCGCACGAGCCCACCTCGGCGGTGCTCCAGGTGCCTCCGGAGGCGCTGAGCGCCACCATCAGCCGCGCGCTGGCGAGCCTGCCGGTGACGGACCTGACGGTGGAGAACGCGCCGCTCGAGGAGGTGATGAGCGAGCTGTTCTCCGAGAACAAGGCGCGCCGGGTCGCCGCGGCCAGCGAGGTGGGCGCGTGA
- a CDS encoding ABC transporter permease produces MSMRTTFRALPALMRVGFAEALAYRAELLVWVLSTTMPFIMMALWTAVARDAPVGTYGQAGFVGYFLATFVVRQLTGAWAAWQINYEVRQGTLAMRLLRPISPLWTYATENLGAVPMRVMVAVPVAVISVLLVGPQAVPQHWWGWPLLLVSLLGGWLITFLANVCIGTMALYMESSQKVMNVWLVLFFVFSGYMFPVAITPPWMHSLGNWLPFRYQIGLPVEVMTGVHSLPETLKLIGWQWLWALVLGAFSLALWRRGLRRFAAYGG; encoded by the coding sequence GTGAGCATGCGCACCACCTTCCGCGCCCTGCCCGCGCTGATGCGCGTGGGGTTCGCCGAGGCGCTCGCCTACCGCGCCGAGCTGCTCGTGTGGGTGCTGTCCACCACCATGCCCTTCATCATGATGGCGCTGTGGACGGCGGTGGCTCGGGACGCGCCGGTGGGCACCTACGGGCAGGCGGGCTTCGTCGGCTACTTCCTGGCCACGTTCGTGGTGCGCCAGCTCACCGGGGCGTGGGCGGCCTGGCAGATCAACTACGAGGTGCGCCAGGGCACGCTGGCCATGCGCCTGCTGCGGCCCATCTCTCCGCTGTGGACGTATGCGACGGAGAACCTCGGGGCGGTGCCCATGCGCGTCATGGTCGCGGTGCCCGTGGCCGTCATCTCCGTGCTCCTGGTGGGGCCCCAGGCCGTGCCCCAGCACTGGTGGGGCTGGCCGCTGCTGCTGGTGTCCCTGCTGGGCGGCTGGCTCATCACCTTCCTGGCCAACGTGTGCATCGGGACGATGGCGCTCTACATGGAGAGCAGCCAGAAGGTGATGAACGTCTGGCTGGTGCTGTTCTTCGTCTTCTCCGGCTACATGTTCCCGGTGGCCATCACTCCCCCGTGGATGCACTCGCTCGGCAACTGGCTGCCCTTCCGCTACCAGATCGGCCTGCCGGTGGAGGTGATGACGGGCGTGCACTCGCTGCCCGAGACGCTGAAGCTCATCGGGTGGCAGTGGCTCTGGGCGCTGGTGCTGGGGGCCTTCTCGCTCGCGCTGTGGCGGCGGGGTCTGCGGCGCTTCGCGGCGTATGGAGGGTAG
- a CDS encoding ABC transporter permease, which produces MASRYVRLLGVQLRSASLLALQYRGDFLVEGVISAFWTLTAMVPLFVVYGERQAIAGWSFAEALLVVGWFTLLQGILEGAITPSLNSVVEHIRKGTLDFVLLKPADAQFLVSTTGFEPWRATNVLTGIAIFVYAFHLLGRGPSIPGLFASLVLLVTSTLLLYSMWILTVSAAFFVVKVDNLTYFFQSIFDAARWPSAVFKGPLAFVFTFIIPLALMTTFPAEAMLGRLSLRALVTAVVGSLAFAFISRRVWLRSIGHYTSASS; this is translated from the coding sequence ATGGCGAGCCGCTACGTGAGACTGCTCGGCGTGCAGCTGCGGTCGGCCAGCCTGCTGGCCCTGCAGTACCGGGGAGACTTCCTGGTGGAGGGCGTCATCTCCGCCTTCTGGACGCTCACCGCGATGGTGCCGCTCTTCGTCGTCTACGGGGAGCGCCAGGCCATCGCCGGCTGGAGCTTCGCCGAGGCGCTGCTGGTGGTGGGGTGGTTCACGCTGCTGCAGGGCATCCTCGAGGGCGCCATCACGCCCAGCCTCAACAGCGTGGTGGAGCACATCCGCAAGGGCACGCTGGACTTCGTGCTGCTCAAGCCCGCGGACGCGCAGTTCCTGGTGTCCACCACCGGCTTCGAGCCGTGGCGCGCCACCAACGTGCTCACGGGCATCGCCATCTTCGTGTACGCGTTCCACCTGCTGGGGCGGGGGCCGTCCATCCCGGGCCTGTTCGCCTCGCTGGTGCTGCTGGTGACGAGCACGTTGCTGCTCTACTCGATGTGGATCCTCACGGTGAGCGCCGCGTTCTTCGTGGTGAAGGTGGACAACCTCACGTACTTTTTTCAGTCCATCTTCGACGCGGCGCGTTGGCCCTCCGCCGTCTTCAAGGGGCCGCTGGCCTTCGTGTTCACCTTCATCATCCCGCTGGCGCTGATGACGACGTTCCCGGCCGAGGCGATGCTCGGGCGGTTGTCACTCCGGGCGTTGGTGACGGCGGTAGTGGGCTCGTTGGCGTTCGCCTTCATCTCCCGCCGCGTGTGGCTGCGCTCCATCGGGCACTACACGTCCGCCAGTAGCTGA